In Eulemur rufifrons isolate Redbay chromosome 2, OSU_ERuf_1, whole genome shotgun sequence, the sequence CCCTGTAGCCCACAATTCCTAGGTTTATTCTTTACCTCCCATATTGTTTTCTTGTGCTGATTTTCAGAATATGTTATGTATTAAATTCATGAACTCCCTATATAATACTACAATATTTAATCCTACATGCTCAAAGTCTATTTAAGGCTTTGAAATAATTCCATCATTTATCCCAAgtgaaaaacaatattttcagtTCACATTTTTGATTTACTGTGAATTGTCTGGGCATGGGAAGAGGTCCAATTATGTAAGCTATGCCTATTTAGTCATTGGAATTTATTTGTAAAGCTGTTACCAACTTCAAATTTGGGGAGAAATAAAGAATGATCAGTCAAAAATAGAAGCATGGTATGCACGTCATTTGTTTTGAAGGAAATTTCCAATTTCTATAATTATAATCCAATATATGAATACCAGGAACTCGAAGTTTTTATATAAGAAAGGTCAAGacatttcaaatgttttagaCAAAACCTTATAGAAGTATCTTTtagagaagaacaaaaataaaaacaattttatacaaaatttaggaaggaaatataaaaacgTGAACTGCAGTTATTTGTGTgtggttttcttccttctttcccatttttccctattctttttttttcctcttgttctgCGTTATTTCTTAAATTAGAGTATACATTGAGTCCAGCCAGAATATAGGATGCACACGACTGTGCCTATTTCCCTATTCTTAATATTTCCTACAATAATCCCACAGCAATTACACTCAAATTTGAATTTGGGGATTTGGTGGAAATAATTAGGCAGAATGTCTTCATGTCTAAGCCACAAACAGATCATAATCTTACAAATTTTTATCTGTAAGTATTTCAGGTGGTAAAgatgttatattaaaatattctgaattcaaAACTACtatctataatttttttgaaattaactTAGTCAAATGGAAGTGGAAATCACAGATTTATTCCATGTTCATTTTATCAACACTTCCTGCAATGCAATTCAATTTTGGAGACAGGTCTATGTGGGATCTTAGTGTAACATCTGAGTAGGAAAATAATGCAGTTTGAATTTGATGGCTTTCTCCTCACTAATTCTTTGAattatattcctatgtatttcaATTAATCTTTTTAATGGCACCATTCATTTTTGTGGGGTCAGGTTTTCGCCATAACATAGAATAGCATggtataataatttttctttgttagtgCAGCATGACTAATTAAGTACTTCCTTTTAATGTTTGATTGAATTTGGTAAAACCGTAGTTCAAACAAATGAAGGTATGTTGCTGACCTCAGATGGGACCTGGGTTTAAGGAAATCCTTTGATGGAGCAAGCTGAATTAGTTCTTTTTCTCACTCTATTTTTATCAAGTTATGAAATATGTCAGGCtagtttaaaataatgaaagtatATTTGTAAGATGTTTATTGAATTGTGCACTTTCTAGCTCTGATCCAAAAGTTGAAGGGAAAACAGAATTTTCTTTGTATAGATTATATATAcatgatttatataaaaattttatacatttttcttttaaaatgttattaagtcGGGATGACTGGTTGTTATGTTTCCATTTATCATAATGTCACATTATTTCAATGTTGTCATGTGAATAATAGGCAATCAGGAgtgaaagtttttcaaaattgcaGTTCTCTAGATGTTACAATTAAATTAATTACAAATCTAGAATAAACAGTTCTTAATCACATAAAACAGTTCTGCCACATTATACACACTTTTGTTATGATGTAAATTGAAAggcaatggaattttttttaaataaataaagccgCATGCTCACAAAGCTCCTGCTTACCCCTCATTAATAAACAGATGCACTGAAAAAGATGTGCCCCAAACATCTGCTCTTGCTAAAAGTGAcatcttatttttcaattttaatattaacaattcaacaatctaaataatatttatttctaattttaatttgaaCAATCAACAGCTAAACAATTCTTAAGTACTTTATTTATAGGCTAAACCAGCTTGTCAAAATGGGCTGTTTTCAGCAGAGGTTCAAAGAGATAGAGGCAGTCAGGGGATGCAAGATCTTACAACTAGTGGAGGAGAATATCTCAAGACACAGGTTCTAAAGTGCTGGAGTTACGCATAGAATAGGACAAAGTGGATCATAATTCTGGGTCCCATGTCCTGTAGCAGGTAGGAAGAGACTGGTGAAGAGGACTAAATGAAGAAATTGGCTCTACCAGCAGCTGGTGATAACAGgggaagtggggaaggagagagatgtTTATGTACAACAAACCTATGACTGGCCCCAttattgctaagtgaaagcaaTGGGACTGCCTTAGAACACGTCCATGATCTAATAAGAGCTAAGAGGAAGTCAAATTTAAATTGGGTTTTAGTTTTTCTAAGGCCGTGGCTTGTGTTCATAACCACTACCTTAGGGCAAAAGCCTGAGAATGTGCTTTCACCAGCACCCTGTGATGAAGCCTAATTTTCATTCTCTGGCCACAGAAAATTTCCTTCCAAGCAAAATTCACTTTGCAGCTATTTTGTGACACATTTAGTGCTACCCTTCGTTCTCCTCTATTTGAGTGTCCCAGTGTCAGTCAGTTTTTCCTGGGAATATTCAAGGCTCTTCCTGGGAAGGCTACAGTCTTCCTCTTGGTTTCTTATAGGTTTTAATGAGAGAggctgggttttgttgttgttgttttgttttattagatCAGTTAGTCTGCTAAATTGAGGCTGCTGTAACACATAAAAACCCGTATAACAATTAGCTATGAACCTTAATCAAGGAACATTCTGTAAATGGTGCTGCttgtctggatttgaatcctgtgAACACTGGAATCTGAGCTAGAATAATTGGGGAtttgggtgggggagaggaagttACAATAAGTTCAGAAAtctttctataaaaatatctggagttccttttaaatttcagacATTTTGGGAAATGACTGAAGGGATTAGttgaaaatgacaaaaaccaTAATTTGGAGTGATAAATCTActctattatataaaatattatcttacaCAGCCATATGTATTGAAAACTATAGATAATATATAATCAAGCCCACATATAAACTTTTGATTTACCTCATTACTGTAATAAACAAAATGATCATCTCTGTAATGGTCTGCTCTGAATTCTTCTTTTCCTGAtggtcatatttatttattcactctttctttctttattcactgAAATACATATATGCTGGGCAAGCACACAGATGCTGAGCTGGGGCTGCAAGGTCCGATCCTGCTGCTAAGAGTCTTTCTTGTTCTCTACTAGATCTGCACTCCTGTGGATCTGTGCTGTATTAAGCCAAGCACAAGGTTATCACAGAACTCATGTGAACCCAGGGGACCTGAAGCCATTTAAATGTCTTGGGGAATTAGGGAAGACTTTCTAGAGGAAGTCTATTTGAAGCCAAGACATGAAAGAAGAGCAAAAGTTGGCTGGGAAAAGAGTTGAAGTAGAGCATTCCTGCTAAAGGAAATAGTACCTGCAAAATCCTTCTGTCAAGGCCTTCACTTGGAATTTATGTCAAAtacaaaatttagattttatttttagagtcttTATTGCTGTGGACCAGGAAGACTTTGTTTCCTTCCATTAAATTGTGCTGTATAACACtgcctcttttcatttttttttcttgagaatgGCAAGCACTaaatgtctctctctttttccatctGAGCTGTTAGGCCTGCCTGAGTGCTTAGTGTACTCTGCTGGGTCCtctataaatgaaagaagaatgaacaaaagaatCCTGGCCAACTGTTTCTCTGGATCTTAAGACAGATACTGTTTTGAACACtgggatcaaaaatattttgatatctaTGCTTCAACAgcagtaaaagtatttttagtgcaaatgaatgatttttaggagtagaaaaaaaaagatgaaactgACATTAGCATGCTGATTGCTTTTGATGAAAGAGGTTTATTCACAAATTCAATAAACTTCCatataataattttcttcattgaGGACACATAAGAATACTGTAGAAAACTTTGTGACATTACATATTCCCAGGGGCCACCCCATACCTAATATTGAAACACTAAAGTGATGTGCAGCCCTTGTAAGAGCTATTGgcttaaaaaatatgaacaactGTTATAAGATTCCAGTAGTATCATCCATACTATGTTAAAAACAATGCATTCAATAGCACTTCCCAAAGCCTATATTACACTAAAACAATTAGATTGGTTAGTATAATTATCTATGTATAGTCATTTCACATaactttatttatctttgttcttttctgagagttgttaataatatttttctaatcctCTATTTTGGAATGCCTTGGATTTGTACAAAAGgtagtatttattcattcaatgttATTTATCAAGAATCTATTATGTGGCTATACTCTGCTAAGCACCAGGCTACATACTATCTTCAGAAATTCTATACTAGAAGAAATAGTCAAGTAAACCAACAATTATAAcactatatttttaagtattggCAAAtgatacatacaaaatatattctaGCAGAAGACTATACCTGGGAAGTAAAGTCAGTAGGAAAAGTGGAGCATCTTGAAAAAATTACTAATgaactaaattaattttaaaggacACGAAGGTCTTAGAGGAAGAAAGGTATTCTATGCCACGAGACCAGCATGCAGGATGGCAAAGAGTAGTGAAAGAACCTGAGAGAGCATTTGAGAAAGTTAGAGTAACTTtcaaagtaattgcggttttggacagtgaattttaaatcattataactaggctcaaacacatctttgttaatcaaaataggaaccattacaatgaacacatttttcccaacaagaaataagtttacTTATTCCtatagcataaaaatctgtgctttgggatttgACAAACTGTtgaaaagcattttctgcatcctgctggttgtggaagcattttccctgcaaaaatttgtcaagatgcttgaagaagtggtagtcagttggcgagaggtcaggtgaatatggcagatgaggcaaaacttcatagcccaattcgttcaacttttgaagcgttggttgtgtgACATGCGCTCCAGCGTTGTGGTGAAGAATTGGGacctttctgttgaccagtgcCAGATGCAGGCAatgcagttttcggtgcatctcattgatttgctgagcgtACTTCTCAGATGTAACGGTTTcgccgggattcagaaagctgagGTGGATGAGACTGGCAGCCAAAGACTACCACAGAGGGACCGTGACCTTTTTGGGGGGCAAGTTTgactttgggaagtgctttgaagCTTCTTCTCTGTCCAACTGCTGAGCTGGTTGTTACTGATaagtcatataaaatccacttttcgttGCATGTCATAATTTGATCGAGAAATGGTTTATTGTTGCATtcaagaagagaagacaacacttcaaaacgatgatttttttgatttttggtcagctcatgaagTATCCACTTAtggagctttttcacctttccaatcgATGTTGAGTTCTTCTGCAACTTCTTGTGTacttgtaagaggatcagcttcgatgattgtgctcagttggtcgttgtcaacttctgatggccggcCACTGTGTTCCTCGTCTTCAAGgctctcctctcctttgcaaatcttcttgaaccaccactgcactgtatgttcgtTAGTAGTTCTTGAGACAAATGCGTTGTTGATATTGtgagttgtctccgctgctttacgacccattttgaactccagtgagaaaatcacttgaatttgctttctgtctaacatcatttccatagtctaaaataaatataaaataaacagcaagtaatatcattagcaaaaaaaaaaataaagcgagaaatgtgcattaaaatgatgtataacataaccacatgtatttaagaatgtattccaatatcaaacagcaaatttcaacaatgctaaaacagcaattacttttgtaccatCCTAATATCTACAGTGAAGAATATACACTGGGATGGCAGCTGAGGAGAAGGCCAGAGACTTAGGCAGATCTATAGCAAGAGAATTTTAAGTGGggaataatattaagaaaatgggGTAGGCACAGTGAGAATATCTCTGTTGCgcactatttatttattgctgtcaTAGGTACTGCAAGTCATATAACAATGAGCAAGATCTAGTCAATGACCAtaggcatatttatttatttactccctgccttttttccaaaatgtatttgaaaCAAGACTGATCCCAAGTTGCTTGGTACCTTGTGGGGAGAGGGAATGATAGGTAATATCTAAGTACCTGGATTATATAAAAACACATACCAAATGCAggtaaattgttttaaaaaataaatttcctaaaGGAGTACAGCCAGGATCAATTCCAACAGAGGTGATTAAGAAATGTATCAAGCAAGCTAAGCCATGGAGGAGAGTTCTTTTGGGGAAGAACATTATAACCATAACTTTGAAGCTGTCCAAATATCCTAAGCTCATTCTAAATTAAACTTATCCAGTAcctggaaaaaaggaaataattaaaaatgaattgaaacaagaaaaaaatattctgaagtcTACTAAGGGGattatacataatgaaatatagGATTTATAAATTCTTCCAAAGAGGACATTTGATTTTTCACATTATGAGCATTATCTTATTTCCCTTCTAAATCATGTTTCCCAGACCTGCTTCCCAGCACTTCTGTCACTTATTCTGGATTATCTTCTCTGCCACTTTCTGATGGTTTGTTGTCCCAAATGTCATGTCAATGGTCTAGTGCCAAATACCAGGAATTTTGCCACAAAATGCAAAGTGTTTTCATGTTTCATAAAGTCAGGGAACTCAGCCAGCTAATATACTCAAAGAGAATAGTGATACAGAGGAGAATGATAACTGAGACAGACTGAAactaaatataaacaaagattCAACctcatcagatttttttcttctactgacATTGCCTTTTGTCTACTTCAGACTCCTTGAAAAAGAGTATAGTTGATTACCAATTAAAGATTACTTTGTGATCTTCTAACACAGTCTTTAAACTTTGACTAGATGTGATTGCCAAGGAAAAGAGCaatctttggtttaaaaaatactcCTTTTGTGAAGCCTTTGAATAAAGTGGTAAATACCACTAACTGATGCTTTTTGCCTAGAAACATGTGTATGGTGGATGTGTTTAGATAGGCAGATTAACAGAAGGAAATGTAAACATATCTTTATTTCAACTACAAAGACGCCTTTGTTTTTCTGGAACCAGAAGTTTAAGTAAACTTCTTACAGTCAATATTTATTTGTCTACTCTAtggtcagcaagaaaaaaattatcagctAAAAACAAGTCAAACTTTAAAATGGGGATTGGAAGGAAAAGCTATTGAAATGAAAAGTCAAGTCAAACATTTTGAATGACTACAGGAACATTAAACAAAGGGTTGTGGAAGTCTATTTGGTCTGAAATATTGTACAGTGACTACAAGAACTCGTAGAAACATGTAagaatttaaatataacattCACAATGAAGATTACAATATGCAATATCCTAGTAATCTTTCCTGATAAATTTTAAGTCTAAAAGCCTCAAGGCCATTAATCAAACACCATATCATGGGGGAATTTAAGTAATTAGATGTTTTTCTTCCTATGACCAATTTCTTTCAGTATGTAACTTTGgtctgaaaaaaatgataaagagaatataaaatttaatattaaattaaataaatgtgaaggaaattattttaaatttcaataattagTTAATTCTGCTTAACAGTTCCCAAGCGTCTATGAACATAACTGAGTTTCTCAATATCATCGTTCTTAAGAAAAACTTAAAGTCATCCCATCTTAATCTTGGAAGTGAAATATCAATAATGTAGTTGACAGATGGCATCTGAATACACTGATTCTGGGTCCATTGACATGAAGAGTGTTGACTCAAGATGATCAATGCAGGCACAAGGAAAACCAAAATAGAAGATGCATTGTAGGATTTGCTTGATTTCTCCTAAATCAGAGGTTATTCCCAGTCCCTCTTGAACTCTTCATAGGTCCCTTTTCCCAGTGTCTTTTTAGGAGTGCACAACTAATCTAAGTAACTGCAGACCCAAGGGTGCTGGCAAGACTAACTTGGTATTAGGAGCCTCTCTCTATATCTGACACTAGAAGTAGGGACAGCTCAATTCAGACTTCAACCCCAGATAAAATAGGTGCAAATATTTGCATTCATTAGTATCTAGAACAAGTTTACTTCATTTAAAATCTTCATCCCTTTAATCATATGATTCTACCCTGACAAAATTTTCCTTTCAGCTTTCCATCTATTCCTTTTCTGGTTTCTATACTGATGTTCTTTCTCAACCAGGACCCTAAACACCTTCTAAACTTCGGTATTAGCTAATTTATTATCTCTAGACCAAAGCAATAAATTTGAAAGTAGGAAAATGGATacattccaaaaataaatatagataataaatattgacTCAAGAATAAACATTTTGGACATATCAACAATTACAAAGGatgttataattttatcattcgCCGTGGGAAAGAGCTAGGGACAAAGAAATCTCCCCTCGACAGAGTGATCTAGGAGCACCAGCTGCAGCTGAAGGTGGAATCCATGGAACTCCAGAAGCTGCTGAGCCTTGGATTTCTGCTGTGCTCTCTGACTTGCCTCATGTTGGAGATGGTAGCTTCCTCTCCTTCACCTTTATCTGCTTTgagaataaaagacaaagcaGGATCGAAGCCACGCTCAAGAGACAACCACAGGGCCTTGCCGAGCAACTTCAAGGATTACCTGTGGGATTTCATCAAGAGCTCTGTACCTCCAGCAgccatttttgcttttcttatcaCCACAGTACTAATGGGGACCCTCTGCTGCCGCACCATTCTTATAGGTGAGCCAGTCCAGTGAAGAACTAGAAGATTCAACGAGGCAAGTGTGGTATTTGGCTTGCTGAATTTCAAGAGAGTGGAGAGTGTGCTATATGCTCAAAAATGAGAAAGTATCTATTGGTGAAAATTAAATTgtcttccatcttaaaaaaaaaaaaaagaaaaagaaaaggtagaagATCAGATGCAGATGTAACTTTAAAGGAACAGACAGTTCTTATACAGGTATATTATCCCCCACAGTTCCTATATTCAAAACCAGAAGTTTGACTTCTTAAGTCTTATCCCAATTAGTGTGaatattcaaacatttttctgcagaaatattaatatgattacAGAGTACTATGCTAGATTCAGCATCTAAAGCAAAATCTTAagtattagcaaaccaaatccaggaatataattttaaataatcatttctaCCAATTACATTTAGTCTGGGAACACAAGAATAGTAGAAAGTTTATCAATAGTagtcatttaaaaggaaaaagatattaataGACATAGATGAGATGTTCGACATAATTCAGTTTGCTatagctgatttttaaaacaaaaggcatataattaaaaaagaatttgaagaaacATTTCAATGTAAGTTAAATAGTATTTGCCAAAAGCCAACAACAAGCATCAAGTGGAGAAAtgttaaaagccattttaatatcTTTAGTAATAAGACAGAGGTACTGACAGTAACACTAGCCTTGTTTTTGAGGCTCTATCAAATGTAACATGACATGCATAATATAGAAGCACTACAAAAACAAAGACACCACCATTATTTATAGATGATATAACTGTTTTTAGAAAACCTTAGAGAATCAACTAAcatgctttgaaataaaaataaaattagttgagTGCCTGTCATTGAGTAGCTTTTTGGTAACCCCTCGATACTTAAACTTTCTCTGCCTTAGTTCTCTTAtctgagaaatgggaaaataatggTATATAACTTgtgttattgtaaggattaaactAGTCATTATCTATATAGTGCTTAGAATGCCTGGCTAAAAGATACTAGACATGTCAATTTCCCTCCTGCCTCACTGGTCACTTTTTCCACTCTAAAGGCCTATTTTTCTTTGCCTTACCTCCCAATGTTGGAGTGCTTCAAGACTCAATAATTAGATTCTATTATATAGCTATGCACTCTTCCATAGGTGATCTCACATGGaaatcaacttaaaataaattctgttcatagcacttatatgtatgtatgcatttattttctatctctcaCCATTCCAATATAACCTGCACAAGTGCAAGGAATTTATCTTATTCATGGTTTTGTTGCTACTATCTAAAATTATACCAGCTAAAAACTATGCATTcgttaaataaattaaacaatgaATTAGCACCAGTCATAAccagttagaaataaaaatataaaatcttcaattaatgataacaaaaaatacatacaatacctaagaataaattcAAAAACTATGATACaaaatctctaagaaaaaaaattataaaatttaagaaacataaaacttGAATGAATGTAGAGACATGCTATGCTCTTGGATGGGAAGACTTTCATATTGTAAAAATATCAATccttgaatttatatttattatatatttttatgtattactaTTAGAATCATGACaggatttgtttctttatttgctttctgAAACACAAATTGTGCAAATGTTCAAATGGcagaaaaatatgtaagatttGCTGAGGAAACCTCATAAAAGTGTAGTAAGAGGGGGAGTTAGCATTTGATTAAAACAACATTCCAAGTCAGTAGTGCAAAAAATGGATTATCCAATAAATGAGGTAAGGACACCTGActaaccattaaaaagaaaatgaagttctcACTCCTAGGTAATTAcccaagagaatgaaaacatatcCACATGAATCTCTACATGTAAATGTTTATtacaatatctttttttataattgcCAGAAatgggaaacaactcaagtgtccttCAACTGGTGAATGTATGACCATATCATATATCTGTGCAAAGGAATACAACTCAGCAATTTAAAGGAAATTACTAATCTACACATAACACACAAAAATATGGGTCAAGCTCAAAagaattatgttaagtgaaagaagccagacttaaAAGACaacatactgtattattccatttgtatgaCTTCCTGGAAAAGGCAACACTATAGAGGAGACAGATCAGTTGTTGCCAGGGACTAGGAGTGTAGGGAAAGAATTAACCACAAGGGATCATGAAGGAACTTTTTTgaagtgataaaaatataaaaattatacctcaataaactgaagttggaaaaaaaaaggaaatgaggttAGATTCCCACTTCAAATCATGAACAGGAAAATATTTAGATGGGTTATAAACATAAATGTAGACAGGAAGGGAAAACCTCACTTAGGAATGAAAAAATTTGTTTCCAGGACCTTTCCTGCAAACCAAGGCTCAGGTAGGAGTGAACATTAATCAGTCCTCTTGCAATTGCTCCAGTCTTGCTCCCAGGGGGATTAATAATGATAAGGGATGATTTTTGAGACCTGTGCAAGTCTTTAACAACATACAAATGTAAAACATATTTCACTctcaatttaaatgaattttcaaaactGTTCTACTTAGTGATAGACTCCTGAGAaccttaaactttattttctggtaatgaaatataattaatatatatccattatggaaaacttgacaaacaaataaaagcccATAATAGTGtataaaaattactcataatCCTATCAAtactttttctctgtgtttttcaaAAACATACAGAATAAAGAGTGAAATTCTTCCTCTCCCTTAATCCAACGCTGTTCCCAAGAGGGCAGTCTCCGTCATCTGAAGTTTGGTATACATGCTGCTAGAGATTTTTCTGCTTCTGCACACACAAGTAGGTTAGGGGTTTTAAaactaatgtattttaatttttttcaaaaatataatcatGCTATACATATTTTCCCGaaatttgctttttcactttataaatacACTTtgaacatctaaaaatatatataaatgtaggAATGAAATTAGGATGATTTTAGAAGAATTACAGAATATCTGTGAAACGTGGAATGCAAGGATTTCTTAATTAAGATAGTAGGTTCAAAAGACATAACATATAGGTCTTctgtatctaaaatatacaaaagaaaaattatttaagcaaattattaggcagaaatattaaaatacacagaatatgttaataataataatgtaaataaaaccaaccaccaaaaaaaaggaaaataaaatgaataggcaagtcaaagaaaaggaaaaacaaatagataataaacacaataaaaaatatataacaatgcCAATGGTCAagacaatgcaaattaaaatcacaatcaGATAACATTTTCTAGTTATGATTggcaaaaaatatttacattgaaAACATTAAAGGGTGGGGcggggaaaataataaaaaaaaaagaaaacattaagtatCAAAAGTGTATTTCTACAAACTTTTTGTGATGGTGTGTGTTAGTTACTATAACcatttagtaaaaaataaaaattatgtcaaCAAACATACTTGATCAGCAGTTGAACTTctggatatttatttaataaattaattaaaattatttgtatattaaaaaaatatttcaattatcaaattactttttatcaaaattgattattttaggccgggcacggtcactcacaactgtaatcctagcactctgggaggccgaggcaggtggatcgtttgagttcaggagtttgagatcagcctgagcaagagtgagaccccatctctactaaaaaaaaaaaaaaaaatacaaagaaatt encodes:
- the LOC138398053 gene encoding small integral membrane protein 9-like; this translates as MELQKLLSLGFLLCSLTCLMLEMVASSPSPLSALRIKDKAGSKPRSRDNHRALPSNFKDYLWDFIKSSVPPAAIFAFLITTVLMGTLCCRTILIGEPVQ